The following coding sequences lie in one Candidatus Neptunochlamydia sp. REUL1 genomic window:
- a CDS encoding MFS transporter, giving the protein MNNVSSWKRSVLPWVVCLSASLFFAYELLQLHVMNAISPMLMRDLKLSATDFGYLSSTYLIADVIFLLPAGIILDRFSVRSVILTALFFCLVGTAGFAKATSLPFAAGCHFLSGIGNAFCFLSCIMLISRWFSKERQAFVIGLMITIGMLGGVVAQLPFSLLAQTLTWRAALMIDAAIGVILFALIFSFVKDAPIKITEKQETKIPFFEGLKRSILNLHNICSGLYICLMNLPLMIISAVWGTLFLIQVHHISLTTASFIVSMICMGTIVGSPIYGWVSDKIQKRKALMVCGGVVSIAIFMLILLIPYPSEGMFTFLFFSLGFFTSSQTLGYPAITENNPKELTGTSMGIAALIIMGFPAIIQPLSGKLLDMSWDGTMANGAPLYSAADFRTAFLIFPIGFLTALFALSKIKERSKKQLAPAV; this is encoded by the coding sequence ATGAATAATGTCAGTTCTTGGAAACGGAGCGTTCTTCCGTGGGTGGTTTGCCTTTCGGCCTCGCTGTTTTTTGCGTATGAACTTTTGCAACTTCACGTGATGAATGCTATTTCCCCCATGTTAATGAGAGATCTTAAACTGAGTGCCACAGACTTTGGATATCTTAGCTCAACCTATTTAATTGCGGATGTCATTTTTCTTCTTCCTGCAGGAATCATTTTAGATCGCTTTTCTGTAAGAAGCGTTATCTTGACCGCTCTTTTCTTCTGTTTAGTGGGGACAGCAGGATTTGCAAAAGCTACATCTCTTCCCTTTGCGGCTGGGTGTCACTTTCTTTCAGGAATTGGGAATGCATTTTGCTTTTTAAGCTGCATCATGTTGATCTCTCGTTGGTTTTCCAAGGAAAGGCAAGCCTTTGTCATTGGACTTATGATTACCATTGGAATGCTTGGAGGAGTCGTTGCGCAACTTCCTTTTTCACTTCTTGCACAAACACTAACCTGGCGAGCAGCCCTAATGATTGATGCCGCAATTGGTGTGATCCTTTTTGCCCTCATCTTTTCTTTTGTGAAAGATGCTCCAATAAAAATTACAGAAAAACAAGAAACCAAAATTCCATTTTTTGAAGGACTTAAAAGATCCATTTTGAACCTCCATAATATTTGCTCTGGGTTATACATCTGCCTGATGAACCTCCCTTTAATGATTATTAGTGCAGTTTGGGGAACTCTTTTTTTAATTCAAGTTCACCACATATCCCTGACAACAGCTTCCTTCATTGTCAGCATGATTTGCATGGGAACAATTGTAGGTTCTCCAATCTACGGCTGGGTATCAGACAAAATCCAAAAACGAAAAGCTCTTATGGTTTGTGGAGGGGTAGTTTCTATAGCAATCTTCATGTTAATCTTACTTATTCCCTATCCAAGTGAGGGAATGTTTACTTTCCTCTTCTTTTCCCTTGGATTTTTTACTAGCTCTCAGACCCTAGGTTACCCGGCTATTACCGAAAACAATCCCAAAGAATTAACGGGAACCTCTATGGGGATTGCGGCATTGATCATCATGGGATTCCCGGCAATTATTCAACCCCTTTCAGGGAAGCTCCTTGATATGAGTTGGGATGGAACAATGGCAAATGGAGCCCCCTTATATTCTGCAGCGGACTTTCGCACAGCGTTTTTGATTTTTCCCATTGGCTTTTTAACAGCCCTGTTTGCCCTCTCGAAAATCAAAGAACGTTCTAAGAAGCAACTTGCCCCTGCAGTATAA
- the crcB gene encoding fluoride efflux transporter CrcB, whose translation MKDLILIGVGGGIGAICRFLLSRSVQLTFPFVFPLGTLVVNLLGSFFIGFLSILILNRFGAMGTELRALLLVGLLGGFTTFSTFSLESIELWENGAGIKLIFYLLLSVALGLFAAYGGLILGKKI comes from the coding sequence ATGAAGGATTTGATTTTGATTGGAGTCGGAGGGGGCATTGGAGCGATTTGTCGGTTTCTGCTTTCTCGATCTGTCCAACTCACTTTCCCCTTTGTTTTTCCCTTGGGCACCCTGGTAGTGAATCTATTAGGATCTTTTTTTATTGGTTTTTTAAGTATACTTATCCTCAATCGATTTGGCGCAATGGGGACAGAGCTTCGGGCGCTTCTACTTGTGGGGCTTCTAGGGGGCTTTACAACTTTTTCGACGTTTTCATTGGAGTCGATAGAGCTGTGGGAAAATGGGGCAGGAATTAAACTCATCTTCTATCTCCTCCTTTCTGTTGCGCTGGGCTTATTTGCAGCTTATGGAGGACTCATCTTAGGGAAAAAAATATGA
- a CDS encoding thymidine kinase has product MAKTYFYYSAMNAGKSTTLLQSSYNYKERGMDTILFAPSFDDRFGDPAIYSRIGLKENAILFDKNFNLYEYVTKVRENFGNLRCILIDEAHFLTKAQVAQIIAITKDFGIAALNYGLRSDFLGEPFEGSKYLLVWADEIVEIKTICHCGSKATMNMRIDSTGKPVKSGSQVQIGGNESYISVCMKHFIKNVEAITRYAFEKEGANI; this is encoded by the coding sequence ATGGCAAAAACCTACTTCTACTACTCAGCAATGAATGCAGGGAAAAGCACGACTCTTCTGCAGTCCAGCTACAACTACAAGGAAAGAGGAATGGATACCATTCTCTTTGCCCCATCCTTTGACGACCGCTTTGGCGACCCAGCAATTTACTCTAGAATTGGGCTCAAGGAAAATGCAATTCTTTTTGACAAAAATTTCAACCTCTATGAATACGTCACAAAGGTTCGGGAAAACTTTGGGAACCTTCGTTGTATTTTGATTGATGAAGCTCACTTTTTAACCAAAGCACAAGTAGCACAAATCATCGCTATTACAAAAGACTTCGGAATCGCAGCTCTCAACTACGGGTTAAGAAGTGATTTTTTAGGAGAGCCCTTTGAAGGAAGCAAATACCTCTTAGTTTGGGCAGATGAAATTGTAGAAATTAAAACCATTTGCCACTGTGGAAGCAAAGCCACAATGAATATGAGAATTGATAGCACAGGGAAACCAGTAAAATCAGGATCTCAAGTCCAAATTGGGGGAAATGAAAGTTATATCTCAGTTTGCATGAAGCATTTTATAAAAAATGTGGAGGCTATCACTCGATATGCCTTCGAGAAAGAAGGAGCAAATATATGA
- a CDS encoding DUF190 domain-containing protein, giving the protein MQIFHFPSLSLDLPLVVEFFDTPQQVAKATTKIQGVIDKGHILILQGQVAS; this is encoded by the coding sequence GTGCAAATATTTCATTTCCCCAGCCTTTCACTAGATCTTCCCCTTGTTGTTGAGTTTTTTGATACCCCGCAGCAGGTGGCCAAAGCCACCACTAAGATTCAAGGGGTCATCGACAAAGGTCACATCCTTATACTGCAGGGGCAAGTTGCTTCTTAG